In a single window of the Podospora pseudocomata strain CBS 415.72m chromosome 2 map unlocalized CBS415.72m_2, whole genome shotgun sequence genome:
- a CDS encoding uncharacterized protein (EggNog:ENOG503NU7U; COG:G) → MTAKLSADAQTAPPTADQADQHDDQSLRKVKAEQDPLSASPSIDVEHSDVDEKSLLRKIDWRLLPAVGVLYLLSFLDRSNVGNARIEGLTGDLHMTGNQYLTGLTLYFVGYVIFEVPCNIILKRTTPRFWLPTLTILWGIVATLMGIVQDLTGFFIARFFLGVTESGLFPGVVYYFSMWYKRRERQFRISLFFSAAALAGSFGGILAYGIGHMRGIVWENGWRWIFILEGIATVVVAVFAYWFIYNYPDTAEFLTAKERSFIRNRLAADSDATHDERFTWGNVYKALKDPKCWLYGLSFHTMSLPLYTFSLFLPSIIRDLGYTAANAQLLTIPPYAFAFFTTLTVATFSEKYGQRAIPLICSASFAMIGYIILLANTDPKSRPGLSYTGTFFAAGGIYPATALALSWPAINVSGQTKRAVANGMQISIGNLGAVLGTQLYRQNDGPRYIVGHSFALGYLAGNIIVSLILYLILKKENTRRDGITAEVKEVGELHGDWDGDDDARWRFQY, encoded by the exons ATGACGGCCAAGCTCTCAGCAGATGCCCAAACGGCGCCTCCTACGGCTGACCAGGCAGACCAACATGATGACCAGAGTCTTCGGAAAGTGAAGGCCGAGCAAGACCCCTTGTCAGCCTCGCCATCCATCGATGTCGAGCACAGCGATGTGGACGAAAAGTCACTCTTGCGCAAGATCGACTGGCGCCTCTTGCCCGCCGTCGGTGTGCTGTATCTGCTGTCCTTTCTCGACCGCAGCAATGTTGGCAACGCAAGGATCGAGGGCCTTACGGGCGACCTACACATGACCGGAAATCAATACCTCACCGGCCTGACGTTGTATTTCGTAGGCTATGTCATCTTCGAG GTTCCATGTAACATCATCCTCAAGCGGACCACCCCTAGGTTTTGGTTGCCAACCCTGACCATTCTGTGGGGCATCGTGGCCACGCTGATGGGCATTGTTCAAGACTTGACAGGCTTTTTCATTGCCCGCTTTTTCTTGGGCGTCACAGAGTCTGGTCTCTTCCCCGGCGTGGTGTACTACTTTTCAATGTGGTATAAGCGACGGGAGAGACAATTTCGCATCTCACTTTTCTTCAGTGCCGCGGCGCTTGCCGGTTCGTTTGGTGGAATTCTCGCCTATGGCATCGGACACATGCGAGGGATTGTGTGGGAAAACGGCTGGCGATGGATCTTTATTCTC GAGGGCATTGCTACCGTCGTGGTTGCCGTGTTTGCGTATTGGTTCATCTACAACTACCCAGACACGGCCGAGTTCCTGACAGCTAAGGAACGGAGTTTCATCCGGAACCGTCTTGCTGCTGACAGCGATGCCACCCATGACGAGCGTTTCACATGGGGCAACGTTTACAAGGCGCTCAAGGACCCAAAGTGTTGGCTCTACGGCCTCAGTTTCCACACCATGAGCCTGCCTCTCTACAccttctctcttttcttg CCCTCCATCATCAGAGATCTCGGCTACACTGCAGCCAACGCCCAGCTCTTGACCATCCCCCCTTATGctttcgccttcttcacaaCCCTGACGGTGGCAACCTTTTCCGAAAAGTACGGGCAACGCGCCATTCCGCTCATCTGCTCGGCATCGTTTGCCATGATAGGCTACATTATCCTGCTGGCCAACACGGACCCCAAGAGCCGGCCAGGGCTCTCATATACGGGAACCTTCTTTGCCGCCGGAGGTATCTACCCAGCGACGGCCTTGGCGCTGTCGTGGCCGGCCATCAACGTCTCGGGCCAGACAAAACGAGCAGTCGCCAACGGTATGCAGATCAGCATTGGAAACTTGGGTGCTGTGCTAGGAACACAGCTCTACCGGCAAAACGACGGGCCCCGGTACATTGTCGGGCACAGCTTTGCGCTGGGCTACTTGGCAGGAAACATCATTGTGTCGCTGATTCTGTACTTGATTTTGAAGAAGGAAAACACCAGGCGGGATGGCATCACggccgaggtcaaggaggtgGGCGAGCTGCACGGGGACTgggacggcgacgacgacgcgcGGTGGCGTTTTCAGTACTGA
- the OPI1 gene encoding transcriptional regulator opi1 (COG:S; EggNog:ENOG503NYZC): MDHMLVLPPPSQSPTPSQLKSQDASAAASYPDYERRSTPAALHEPTLTMHSSHLNSLPLPPISHPGDPTSRSFPHHTAELAPIQPPHEKPAIGAAQTLPSLSSVTGAQTPRLPSLSAASESSYSPLSTASTSTAIPATTNKTVASPSLPINHWPSLNPFTTYYTPSHVQGSESFMNADVASDKPSHHRATSVSLDDPGVRAAAEALGRLRTVDTMPHDSDGRRNRTPEAYQVGTPTSQESSSERQQEPLLSLITTSYPSIAPVASYLESATSVCNTAYTNSKNYSPVLRRNAEYIEDRVVKPVAKTVGRYGGHGLRWWLQKPGRKQRSPSDLEDGRQGVKRRKGDTDRESAIAARVMADFDIGSKDRRTSVSTVDTLPAYDDQRSPAYTERADEQRGPTSQDEESGSYKLWVTTSSLRVAMQDESKKRLRVLIGVLSNTNGRITDFFESLTKAVEEYDRSIAANREDVAMDGQDEHSHNELSTRIMTLVDGITKTSAATVDMVNKCAASALPDNVKAFVARRLISLPAQWKLMASQEGPDAPREGGDEAAAIRHRAHSALALAKVSLQIMTQITEVLNMTLNAVEEWCENQNKNESSQPSSPMGVQGPVGVDGDVKMSD; encoded by the exons ATGGATCACATGCTGGTGCTGCCTCCCCCGTCGCAGTCCCCGACACCCTCGCAGCTAAAATCACAAGACGCAAGTGCCGCTGCCTCCTATCCGGACTACGAGCGCCGCTCAACGCCAGCGGCGCTCCACGAACCAACTTTGACGATGCACTCGTCCCACCTAAACAGCCTGCCGCTACCGCCCATCTCCCATCCAGGCGACCCAACCTCGCGATccttcccccaccacacTGCCGAGCTGGCCCCGATCCAGCCGCCGCACGAGAAGCCTGCCATTGGGGCCGCGCAAACTCTGCCGTCACTCTCCTCCGTCACTGGCGCGCAGACTCCTCGCCTGCCCTCGCTGTCTGCCGCCTCAGAGTCTTCGTATTCTCCCCTGTCTACGGCGAGCACATCGACAGCAATCCCCGCGACCACAAACAAGACGGTCGCTTCTCCCAGTCTCCCCATCAATCATTGGCCGAGCCTGAATCCCTTCACCACATACTACACACCGAGCCACGTGCAGGGTTCCGAATCGTTCATGAACGCGGACGTGGCCAGCGACAAACCAAGTCACCACAGGGCTACCAGCGTCAGCCTCGATGACCCGGGGGTGcgtgccgccgccgaggctcTGGGGCGCCTGCGAACAG TGGACACCATGCCCCACGACAGCGACGGCCGGCGCAACCGGACTCCCGAGGCGTACCAAGTGGGCACGCCCACCTCCCAGGAGAGCTCCAGCGAGAGACAGCAGGAGCCCCTGCTGTCATTGATCACTACATCTTACCCCAGCATCGCCCCTGTTGCGTCATATCTAGAAAGTGCCACGTCGGTCTGCAATACGGCCTATACAAACTCCAAAAACTATTCGCCCGTCCTCAGAAGGAATGCCGAGTACATAGAGGACCGAGTCGTGAAGCCGGTCGCCAAGACTGTAGGGAGATATGGCGGCCACGGGCTCAGGTGGTGGCTGCAGAAGCCGGGCAGGAAGCAGCGCTCACCGTCCGACCTGGAAGATGGGCGACAGGGAGTGAAGCGACGGAAGGGGGACACGGACAGAGAATCAGCCATCGCGGCCCGCGTCATGGCCGATTTTGACATAGGTTCCAAGGATCGACGCACCTCGGTCAGCACGGTCGACACGTTGCCTGCCTATGACGACCAGAGGTCGCCGGCCTACACCGAGAGGGCTGACGAGCAGAGGGGGCCGACCTCTCAGGATGAAGAGTCTGGGAGCTATAAGCTGTGGGTTACGACGTCCAGTCTCCGCGTTGCCATGCAGGATGAGAGCAAGAAGCGTCTCCGGGTTCTCATCGGGGTGCtgagcaacaccaacgggCGGATCACTGACTTCTTCGAGAGCCTGAccaaggcggtggaggagtaTGATCGCTCCATCGCGGCAAATCGCGAAGATGTTGCCATGGATGGCCAAGACGAACACAGTCACAATGAGCTCTCGACACGCATCATGACCCTCGTTGACGGCATAACCAAGACGAGCGCAGCGACGGTCGACATGGTCAACAAATGCGCTGCGAGTGCCCTGCCAGATAACGTCAAGGCCTTTGTGGCTCGTCGACTGATAAGCTTGCCCGCGCAGTGGAAGCTCATGGCGTCGCAAGAAGGGCCTGACGCGCCCAGGGAAGGTGGCGacgaagcagcagcaatccgTCACAGAGCACACTCGGCTTTGGCGCTGGCCAAGGTGTCTCTCCAGATTATGACGCAAATCACCGAAGTCCTCAACATGACGCTGAACGCTGTTGAGGAATGGTGCGagaaccaaaacaaaaacgagAGCTCCCAGCCATCTTCCCCAATGGGTGTTCAGGGGCCGGTGGGCGTAGATGGCGACGTCAAGATGTCAGATTGA
- a CDS encoding uncharacterized protein (EggNog:ENOG503PYCS), translating into MMSEMDGLIPAVANLSVQSSLRRKPVRPASSIPPPLTFCAELEGSMPTTPRPQASGDFDQGLIPVEREPPPDHEGLIPLHAPHSAAVSHAGPPSTAVGGGLPSPSQTPGTPGVVYTPAAYPSWPPSYASHYPQPAPLVSPTHSLPTPPVSSTTSPPPIPGIHSSGQKLGDFASSVFSKETVKWSKKTASRFGGALKNAAMSAHDAATKAQVAAVRAAEQRRQRQAGIVVPRQTTSPQPLYTPQYWASSHHHAQNTASHQQSAIPFVPPARQDQSQSQSQSQSPAALAPVSQGQTPHVFASNQTPSSPPPPLEKFHYPQISASPLSLPSHSQPHYSLPGHHLQQHQQHQQYQQHQQHQQQHYLHHPQPTPTVASVGGSGGGGSFLPPPAPTGPSAGSWQQITTADPTTLNKGINAPGSGGGNSSTLKTVGTGMAALAAVGGLTRLLIAASTGEDVGEMDFGSGGCEEAVVSPDSGESCEAPGEQGDGAGYPDTYGDASHTLTSSYADHQEALQANNFANMINAQANANALSYVSDTTTTYGMSSSSNLVSDPYGYSHYIYTPDPASCI; encoded by the coding sequence ATGATGAGCGAGATGGACGGGCTGATACCTGCCGTGGCCAACTTGAGTGTGCAATCATCCCTTCGGAGGAAGCCGGTGAGGCCTGCGTCGAGCATCCCGCCGCCGCTGACTTTCTGTGCCGAGCTTGAGGGCTCGATGCCAACGACTCCACGGCCTCAAGCTAGTGGTGATTTCGATCAGGGCCTGATTCCGGTCGAGAGGGAACCGCCACCGGACCATGAGGGGTTGATACCTCTGCACGCTCCCCATTCAGCAGCAGTTTCCCATGCGGGCCCGCCATCTACCGCCGTCGGTGGAGGTCTTCCCTCGCCGTCCCAGACTCCTGGTACTCCGGGTGTTGTATACACACCTGCCGCCTACCCGTCATGGCCTCCGTCATACGCTTCCCACTATCCTCAACCCGCTCCGTTGGTCTCACCCACACACAGTCTTCCCACTCCGCCAGTCTCCAGCAccacatcaccccctcccatacCTGGTATCCATTCGTCAGGCCAGAAACTCGGGGACTTTGCCAGCTCGGTATTCAGCAAAGAAACGGTCAAGTGGAGCAAGAAGACGGCAAGCCGCTTTGGCGGGGCCCTCAAAAACGCCGCCATGAGTGCTCATGACGCCGCGACAAAAGCCCAGGTGGCTGCGGTGCGGGCCGCTGAGCAGAGAAGACAGAGGCAGGCGGGCATTGTGGTCCCCCGGCAGACGACAAGCCCACAGCCGCTGTACACACCACAGTACTGGGCTTCTTCACACCACCACGCACAGAACACGGCATCCCACCAGCAGTCTGCTATCCCTTTTGTGCCGCCAGCGCGCCAAGAtcagagccagagccagagccagagccagagcccAGCCGCACTTGCTCCTGTCTCACAGGGCCAAACTCCGCACGTCTTTGCCTCCAACCAGacaccctcttcacctccaccaccgctggAAAAATTTCACTATCCTCAGATATCAGCTTCGCCCTTGTCTCTTCCCTCACACTCACAGCCGCACTACTCACTTCCCGGTCAtcaccttcaacaacaccagcagcaccagcagtaccagcagcaccagcagcaccagcagcaacattacttgcaccacccccagcctaCGCCAACTGTTGCTTCGGTAGGGGGAtcaggtggaggaggctcaTTTCTTCCGCCGCCTGctcccaccggcccctcAGCTGGTTCATGGCAGCAGATCACAACCGCCGACCCTACCACACTGAATAAAGGCATCAACGCGCCCGGGTCTGGGGGAGGTAACAGCTCCACCCTCAAGACTGTCGGGACGGGCATGGCAGCGTTGGCTGCCGTGGGGGGGCTCACGAGACTGCTGATCGCCGCCAGCACGGGAGAGGACGTGGGCGAGATGGATTTTGGTAGCGGGGGTTGTGAGGAAGCCGTTGTTTCCCCAGACTCTGGAGAAAGCTGTGAAGCCCCGGGAGAACAAGGCGATGGGGCAGGTTACCCAGACACTTATGGCGACGCTTCCCACACCCTGACAAGCTCTTATGCCGATCATCAGGAGGCTTTGCAGGCCAATAATTTTGCCAACATGATCAATGCCCAGGCAAACGCCAATGCTCTGTCGTACGTCTCGGACACCACGACGACGTACGGCATGAGCTCGAGCAGCAACCTGGTCAGCGATCCTTACGGATATTCGCACTATATCTATACCCCGGACCCAGCGAGCTGTATTTGA
- the CEL6A gene encoding 1,4-beta-D-glucan cellobiohydrolase cel6a (EggNog:ENOG503NXS8; CAZy:GH6; COG:G), which yields MAKRLLLTAALAATTLAAPVIEERQNCGSVWSQCGGQGWTGATCCASGSTCVAQNQWYSQCLPGSQVTTTAQAPSSTRTTTSSSSRPTSSSISTSAVNVPTTTTSAGASVTVPPGGGASSTASYSGNPFLGVQQWANSYYSSEVHTLAIPSLTGPMATKAAAVAKVPSFQWMDRNVTVDTLFSGTLADIRAANRAGANPPYAGIFVVYDLPDRDCAAAASNGEWAIADGGAAKYKAYIDRIRHHLVQYSDIRTILVIEPDSLANMVTNMNVPKCQGAANTYKELTVYALKQLNLPNVAMYLDAGHAGWLGWPANIGPAAELFAGIYKDAGRPTSLRGLATNVANYNGWSLSSAPSYTTPNPNFDEKRFVQAFSPLLIAAGFPAHFITDTGRSGKQPTGQLEWGHWCNAIGTGFGPRPTTDTGLDIEDAFVWIKPGGECDGTSDTTAARYDHHCGFADALKPAPEAGQWFQAYFEQLLTNANPPF from the exons ATGGCCAAGAGACTCCTTCTCACGGCTGCTCTGGCAGCCACCACGTTGGCAGCTCCTGTCATCGAGGAACGCCAAAACTGCGGCTCTGTCTG GAGCCAATGTGGCGGCCAAGGCTGGACCGGCGCGACCTGCTGCGCCTCGGGCAGCACTTGCGTTGCCCAGAACCAGTGGTATTCGCAGTGTCTTCCTGGCAGCCAGGTGACCACGACGGCGCAGGCCCCTTCTTCTacccgcaccaccaccagcagctccagCCGCCCGACTAGCTCTAGCATCTCGACCTCTGCTGTCAAcgtgcccaccaccaccaccagcgcggGGGCATCCGTGACGGTTCCTCCCGGTGGCGGTGCCTCGTCCACGGCTAGCTACTCGGGCAACCCCTTCCTGGGTGTCCAGCAGTGGGCCAACAGCTACTACTCGTCCGAGGTGCACACCCTGGCGATTCCCAGCCTCACCGGGCCCATGGCCACCAAGGCGGCCGCCGTGGCCAAGGTTCCCAGTTTCCAGTGGATGGACAGGAACGTGACGGTCGACACTCTCTTCTCCGGCACCCTGGCCGACATTCGTGCCGCCAACAGGGCCGGTGCCAACCCTCCCTACGCCGGCATCTTTGTCGTCTACGACCTCCCCGATCGTGACtgcgctgctgccgcttcCAACGGCGAGTGGGCCATCGCTGATGGCGGCGCTGCTAAGTACAAGGCTTACATTGACCGCATCCGTCACCATCTCGTCCAGTATTCCGACATCCGCACCATCCTTGTCATCGAGCCCGACTCGCTCGCCAACATGGTGACCAACATGAACGTGCCCAAGTGCCAGGGTGCCGCCAACACCTACAAGGAGCTCACAGTCTACGCCCTCAAGCAGCTGAACTTGCCCAACGTCGCCATGTACCTCGACGCCGGTCACGCCGGCTGGCTTGGCTGGCCAGCCAACATTGGCCCCGCTGCTGAGCTCTTTGCTGGCATCTACAAGGACGCTGGCAGGCCCACCTCTCTCCGCGGCCTCGCTACCAACGTTGCCAACTACAACGGCTGGAGCTTGTCGTCAGCTCCTTCgtacaccacccccaaccccaactttGACGAGAAGCGCTTTGTCCAGGCCTTCAGCCCCCTCCTCATTGCTGCCGGCTTCCCCGCCCACTTCATTACTGACACTGGCCGTTCCGGAAAGCAGCCGACCGGCCAGCTCGAGTGGGGCCACTGGTGCAATGCCATCGGCACTGGCTTCGGCCCCCGCCCGACCACCGACACTGGACTCGACATTGAGGACGCCTTTGTCTGGATCAAGCCCGGTGGAGAGTGCGACGGCACCAGCGACACCACGGCTGCCCGCTATGATCACCACTGCGGCTTCGCCGATGCCCTCAAGCCTGCCCCCGAGGCTGGCCAGTGGTTCCAAGCCTACTTTGAGCAGCTCCTCACCAACGCCAACCCTCCTTTCTAA
- a CDS encoding uncharacterized protein (COG:S; EggNog:ENOG503NXV6), giving the protein MSFTSSLVHDFVKRLEHGQPTENTTRHAEIPWFDIGDASDRELLVTHSSPCSFTLGTGASIYTDVLIPALTAARREVILVTCFWAGSATLSALHDALVKLAAHRRALLNDARSRGTIPTPPLRVRVCFSSRSLLQKLLHPQSRDGYIYPPSSWQAALGLPDPALLESAAIQLQAKSLFLLPFSVMHPKFVIVDRQRAFIPSCNVSWEPWLEGCVEVTGPAVNGLLSFYSRTWEPEHGGVQPPLERNHLLEPPAFDVRMAGLALVASAAHRRAALLPESPSPIPTLLLPSSCHRNPHFRPFPWQKDPKPPGTPLNVALLALLDGARRSIYVQTPNLTCQAVLRAVLSALQRGVDVDIVTSRNLMLLEQLVTAGTTTSWCLRSLLRRFRKLERSKPESLPAEMELGHVPLGRLRISYFRPRPSLKMRTHTKEEEPVHSHLKLIMVDDKYTVLGSGNLDRASWYTSQELGILFHSTDLANTVGIEVDCVLADRLELVFDSAAP; this is encoded by the exons atgAGTTTCACGTCCAGTCTTGTACACGACTTCGTCAAGCGACTGGAACACGGCCAGCCAACTGAAAACACCACCCGCCATGCTGAGATTCCCTGGTTCGACATTGGTGACGCGTCGGACCGAGAGCTGCTTGTCACGCACAGCTCGCCATGCAGCTTCACCTTGGGCACTGGTGCCTCCATCTACACCGACGTGCTGATTCCCGCCCTCACCGCCGCCCGGCGCGAGGTGATTCTCGTGACTTGCTTCTGGGCCGGGTCAGCTACGCTCTCGGCCCTCCATGACGCTCTCGTCAAGCTGGCCGCCCACCGGCGTGCGCTCCTCAACGACGCCAGGTCCAGGGGCAccattcccaccccacccTTGCGAGTTCGCGTCTGCTTTTCATCACGGTCTCTACTGCAGAAGCTGCTGCATCCACAGTCACGAGATGGCTACATCTACCCGCCGTCGTCATGGCAAGCTGCCCTGGGCCTGCCAGACCCTGCTTTGTTGGAAAGCGCTGCTATTCAGCTCCAGGCCAAAagtctcttcctcctgccCTTCAGCGTGATGCACCCCAAGTTTGTCATTGTAGACAGGCAGCGTGCCTTTATCCCCAGCTGTAATGTCAGCTGGGAGCCTTGGCTCGAGGGTTGCGTCGAGGTGACAGGGCCGGCGGTCAACGGCCTCTTGTCATTTTATTCTCGGACCTGGGAGCCCGAGCACGGCGGTGTCCAGCCACCCCTTGAG CGGAACCACCTCCTCGAGCCACCGGCGTTCGATGTCCGGATGGCGGGGCTTGCCTTGGTCGCCAGCGCCGCCCACCGCcgcgccgccctcctccccgaatCTCCGTCGCCTATTCCAACTCTTCTGCTACCCTCGTCATGTCACCGGAACCCACATTTCCGTCCCTTTCCTTGGCAAAAGGACCCCAAACCCCCGGGCACGCCCCTCAACGTCGCACTACTTGCGCTTCTTGACGGGGCTCGGCGGTCCATCTACGTGCAGACACCGAATCTCACCTGTCAAGCGGTGCTCCGCGCTGTCTTGAGCGCTCTCCAGCGAGGAGTTGATGTTGACATTGTCACCAGCCGCAATCTCATGCTTCTGGAGCAGCTCGTGACGGCGGGCACCACAACTTCATGGTGCCTTCGGTCTCTGCTGCGCCGGTTCCGGAAGTTGGAGCGTTCAAAGCCAGAGTCTCTCCCCGCCGAGATGGAACTTGGCCATGTCCCCCTTGGAAGGCTACGCATCTCTTACTTCCGCCCCCGGCCGAGTCTCAAAATGCGCACACATACCAAAGAGGAAGAGCCAGTGCACTCTCATCTGAAGCTCATCATGGTGGATGACAAGTATACCGTGCTTGGTTCGGGCAATCTAGACCGTGCAAGCTGGTACACAAGTCAAGAGCTAGGCATACTCTTTCATAGCACCGATCTTGCCAACACCGTTGGCATTGAAGTTGACTGTGTGTTAGCGGACAGACTTGAGCTTGTTTTCGACTCGGCAGCACCTTGA